From a region of the Denticeps clupeoides unplaced genomic scaffold, fDenClu1.1, whole genome shotgun sequence genome:
- the LOC114776080 gene encoding asialoglycoprotein receptor 1-like, translated as MERLSSSLQSAKEDLAQVSDSLTALDDLTSIKKTLSELQCSFNRFIRNNTEACCPLGWDLYSRNCYYFSTNGMSWHRARDHCTSRGASLLVLQSADERRFVVSRTAPLFFWLGLSDERTGSWEWVDRTPYKIDRREWMPGQPDDWRLHGLEGGEDCAHFHSDGRYNDDHCSRHYRYICKAPVTANITP; from the exons ATGGAAAGGCTCAGCAGCTCCCTGCAGTCAGCAAAAGAGGACCTGGCGCAGG tgtctGATTCCCTGACAGCGTTGGATGACTTGACGTCGATAAAGAAAACCCTGTCAGAGCTCCAGTGCAGTTTCAACAGATTCATCAGGAACA ataCGGAGGCTTGTTGTCCACTGGGCTGGGATCTGTACTCCAGAAACTGTTATTACTTCTCAACCAACGGCATGTCGTGGCACCGAGCCAGAGACCACTGCACCAGCCGCGGGGCGTCGCTGCTGGTGCTTCAGAGCGCAGACGAGAGG CGTTTTGTAGTCAGCCGGACAGCACCGCTCTTTTTCTGGCTTGGTCTGAGTGACGAACGCACTGGAAGCTGGGAGTGGGTGGACAGGACCCCCTACAAAATCGACAGGag aGAGTGGATGCCAGGTCAGCCTGATGACTGGCGACTCCACGGGTTGGAAGGCGGTGAGGATTGTGCCCATTTCCATTCTGACGGTCGTTACAATGATGACCACTGTTCTCGCCACTATCGTTACATCTGCAAGGCTCCAGTCACCGCCAACATCACACCTTAA
- the LOC114776084 gene encoding BTB/POZ domain-containing protein KCTD21-like: protein MLSVSTAGPQSLQDPVSVNVGGEVYVTTLDTLTRCRDSMLGAMFTGQIPLLKDRHGNFFIDRDGRVFRYVLNYLRSNSLDLPEGFAELPLLKREADFFQIRPLLEEIQRRESGLAPGGPSGRGAMLNVDTESHVRTLHFNLKRGPDNYELCSCSVHVHTATVFCTARVFVDLLCSRFAYRGQEGTAAPRPRDGSRNYLHLEWAPCPQELPRDQHQKHGFRELHGEAGTELSDLRAFMEELLRVALAEGFRVDSVFPDSSDILNCRSLRFVRY, encoded by the coding sequence ATGCTAAGTGTGAGCACGGCAGGCCCTCAGTCCCTGCAGGACCCGGTGTCGGTGAACGTGGGGGGCGAGGTGTACGTGACCACGCTGGACACGCTCACGCGGTGCCGCGACTCCATGCTCGGCGCCATGTTCACCGGCCAGATCCCGCTGCTGAAGGACCGGCACGGGAACTTCTTCATCGACCGCGACGGGAGGGTGTTCCGCTACGTCCTCAACTACCTCCGCTCCAACAGCCTGGACCTGCCCGAGGGCTTCGCCGAGCTGCCCCTGCTCAAGCGCGAGGCCGACTTCTTCCAGATCCGTCCCCTGCTGGAGGAGATCCAGCGGCGCGAGAGCGGCCTGGCGCCGGGGGGCCCGAGCGGGCGCGGCGCCATGCTGAACGTCGACACCGAGAGCCACGTGCGCACGCTGCACTTCAACCTGAAACGCGGCCCCGACAACTACGAGCTCTGCTCCTGCTCGGTCCACGTCCACACCGCCACCGTCTTCTGCACGGCGCGCGTCTTCGTCGACCTGCTCTGCTCCCGCTTCGCCTACCGTGGCCAGGAAGGCACCGCTGCGCCGCGGCCCCGGGACGGCAGTCGGAACTACCTGCACCTGGAATGGGCGCCGTGCCCCCAGGAGCTGCCGCGGGACCAGCACCAGAAGCACGGCTTCCGCGAGCTCCACGGCGAGGCCGGGACGGAGCTGAGCGACCTGCGGGCGTTCATGGAGGAGCTGCTGAGGGTGGCGCTAGCTGAAGGGTTCCGGGTGGATTCGGTGTTCCCCGACTCCAGCGACATCCTGAACTGCCGCTCGCTGCGATTTGTCCGCTACTGA
- the LOC114776082 gene encoding motile sperm domain-containing protein 3-like, with the protein MRRPVRGGEGSPLSPRGPSLPVFVFPADLLFYSGQCRRVLTLYNPYSFPMGFKMLCTAPSLYTVLEAEGRVRARSCVDIVVRHQDVSARNWGRKDRFRLDVWGGGRTGSRLVWAELKRQHQTPGEAGGRPPSVAAPTHHRPPGGSGNLLQFLVYAVAGLVCVAVLMLPLEDEPSPVVPSHVHVTASQKLACAYVLGLLTMVFLR; encoded by the exons ATGCGGCGGCCAGTGAGGGGCGGCGAGGGGTCCCCGCTGTCCCCTCGTGGTCCCAGCCTGCCGGTCTTCGTCTTCCCCGCGGACCTGCTCTTCTACTCCGGACAGTGCAGGAGGGTGCTGACCCTCTACAACCCCTACTCCTTCCCCATGGGCTTCAAGA TGCTGTGCACCGCCCCCTCGCTCTACACAGTCCTGGAGGCCGAGGGCCGTGTGAGGGCCCGCTCCTGCGTGGACAT AGTGGTGAGACACCAGGACGTGAGCGCCCGCAACTGGGGCAGGAAGGACCGCTTCAGGCTGGACGTCTGGGGAGGGGGGAGGACCGGCAGCCGGCTGGTGTGGGCTGAACTGAAGAGGCAGCATCAGACCCCCGGAGAGGCCGGAGGGCGCCCGCCGAGCGTCGCGGCGCCCACCCACCACCGTCCACCAGGAG GCAGCGGGAACCTGCTCCAGTTCCTGGTGTACGCCGTGGCCGGCCTGGTGTGTGTTGCGGTCTTGATGCTCCCCCTGGAGGACGAGCCCAGTCCCGTGGTCCCGTCTCATGTCCACGTCACGGCCAGCCAGAAGCTGGCGTGTGCGTACGTGCTGG GGTTGCTCACCATGGTGTTTCTGCGGTGA